A single genomic interval of Syntrophales bacterium harbors:
- a CDS encoding nucleotidyltransferase domain-containing protein, whose translation MAAPNKSVIIMRLQEFEIRTIEETVHALDPEAAVYLFGSRADDSRKGGDIDLLIISPKLTYSDKLKIKRQFFEKMEEQKIDVVIAKDAADPFVRMALEQGRRLQ comes from the coding sequence GTGGCTGCCCCCAACAAGTCGGTAATCATCATGCGATTGCAGGAGTTTGAAATTCGGACAATTGAAGAAACGGTTCATGCCCTCGACCCCGAGGCGGCGGTTTATCTTTTCGGATCACGCGCCGACGATAGCCGAAAGGGTGGCGATATAGATTTGCTGATTATTTCCCCAAAGTTGACATATTCTGATAAGTTAAAGATAAAACGGCAGTTTTTTGAAAAGATGGAGGAGCAGAAGATTGATGTAGTCATTGCCAAAGATGCCGCCGACCCCTTCGTCCGTATGGCCTTGGAGCAGGGAAGAAGGCTGCAATGA